The genome window CGCAACCCTCATCGTGGCCTTTACCCTGCCGCCGGGTACTAACCTGTCATATGCTAATATGATGGCGGATCTCATCTCCAAATATGCCCCAAACTTCAAGGCGGTCAAGGTGCAGGTCCTCTATAGCATAGACAGGTACAAGGTGAAGTACAAGGAAGGGTCCATGGATCTGTACCTGAGCATCATCAGGGCGTTCCTCCAGAGGAACCTCAGTATTAGAGTGAAGACCATTGAGCCATACGGAATAGGAAGCGTGGAAATCACGCCAGCAGATCTGGACAAGCTCACACCACAGTATCTGGAAAAGGCATTGGATGCGACCGAGGAAACGGCAAAGGGCGAGAAACCTAAAGCTTACCGACTATAAGTCAGCTTGGGAATGTGGGCAATGGTATCAGGGACCTGTAACGGTCTATAACACGAATTTTCACTGGAAGTGGTGGTTCTGGCATTTCTGCGGAGGTTGGGGTGAATCAGGCTGTAAGATGTACGCACCTGAGGAGAGCGATGGTGTGACATTCATTACAATCGCTGGATGCATTTTCTTATGGAAGGAGATTATATCTTCGGCCTTATAGACTCTCCGGGGTGAGAATACGCAAGTAACTGTGGAGGAACCTGCGGGTCAGCTAATACTAAATTTCATGGTTTTTGCGCCGTTACATACGCGAAAATGAGCCCTTACATAAGGTTTTACTCTTATTATATGATAGCTGATTATACACTGACCTATCACAGCACATACGGATGCCCGTATTATTCATATTGCGGCTGCATGGGTTCGTGTAATTACCCTCAGGTGTTTATCGTAAACGTGATAAGAATACCATAGTCTATAGATCTCCAGAATTTGTGGAAGTACCTATTTTTTTTACCAACTTTAATGTACCATATGCTACTTTTATTGAGTGGTGAGTGGTTACCTCCACTTAAGAGGCTCAGCCACCCAGGCTTGCCAAGTAAATTTGATACTACACTCCCTACCCTTTCCGATTAATTCTTCTCTTATCTCAATAATTAATAATTCCTCTTTCTTTTTAATACGGGAAACGAACTTTAAATCGAACAACAAAGACAGCTAGGCGCAAAAGAAAGAGTCAATATGCAATAAGGAGAAAAGGTTAGAGATCTCTTTAGATACATTTGAATATTTGATGCCAGTGTAGATACTAGGAAAATGGAAAGGAGAAGAGTGCATATGTCCACCCTCAGAAATAGACTTAAGTTAGTAGAGCGAGAATTAAAGAGGAGAGGTATAGTAGCGATTATACTCTTCGGTTCCTCGCTAAAAGGAAGAATCCATCCACTTAGCGATGTGGACATTGCCGTTCTCTTCAAAGATGAACCGCTAGAGCGTGATATCGAATGGTTATATCTGGAGCTTCAAAGATATCTCAGGAGAGAAGTAGATCTCATCATCCTCAATAAGGCTCCTCCCAGAATAAGATTTTCTGCCTTGAAAGGTGAACTGCTTTACGTTGGAGACGAGAGAGAACTAATCCACTTCATGACTAAGGTTTACGACGAGTGGGCTGATTTGGAGTATCTCAGGAGAGTGATCTGGAATTACACGGAGAGGTGGCTGACCGTTGGAGGTTGACATGGAAGCGGTCAAGTCCAGAATAGAGCTACTGAGGGGATATTTATCCTCCTTAGAGGAACTGAAATCGAACGAGGAAGAATTTTACAAATCCTTGGTATACCGAATGGCGGTGGAAAGACTTTTGCATCTGTCCATTGAATGTCTTTTAGACATACCGCAGCACATAGCTGCGGCTAAGGGGCATAGGCCTCCTGAGAGTTATGCTGATACTATCACAGTGCTCGAGGAAGCCGGACTTGTACCTCCTGAGAGAGCAGACACTTATAGGAGGATTGCTAGGTTCCGAAATGTCCTAGTTCACGCGTACGTATCAATAGACCCAGATAGAGTTTTTGAGTTTTGGATGAGAGAGTTGGAGGATCTCAGGGAAATGGCGAGGGACCTCATGAACGCCGCTACCGATCCCTAGTGCATCGCGTTCCTCATAGGGGAACCACTTTTACTGAGAGTAGAGGTTGTGGTTGATGTATTGGGAAGATGCCATGGAGTACTTCCCCTATAAGCCACGTAGATTTCAGAGGGAGGCTATAGTCTCCATAAGGTCGGCAGTGGAGGAAGGCAGGGGGTTCTGTCTCCACGCCCCAACTGGATTTGGGAAGACACCAGTGGTCCTCGCGGCATTGCTTCCGATAATAGAGGAGATGGATGGAGCCATTATATGGGCTGTCAGGACTGGGAACGAGACAGACAGACCCATAGAGGAGCTGAAACTGATTAGCAGGAGGAAGTCCGTTTTCGGCCTCTCCTTCAGGGGTAAGAGGGACATGTGTCCCCTCGCTAGAGATCTAGGAGTCACCAGCTACGAGGGAGTGGGGACCCTCTGCAGGATGAGGAGGGACAAGTGCCCCTACCACAGGAACCTGAAGAGGTTAAAGGGCGAGGAAGTAGTCCCCCCTCCTAATCCCCTCACGTTCTCTGAGACTTTCGAACTCGCGAGGGAGATGAAGGTATGCCCCTACTTCCTCCAGATTGCCTTTCTAGAGTACTCCCACGTTATCTCACTCAGCTACAACTACGTCCTCTCTCCCTTGGGATGGGTCATCAGGCACAAGGTACCCTTCAGGGAGTCCGTACTCGTCGTCGATGAGGCCCATAACATAGAGAGGGCCGCAATGGAGTTGAATAGCAAGAGTGTGACCTCGACAACCGTGGAGAGGGCCCTGAAGGAGGTTAAGAGGCACGATCCGGATGACGAGACCGGTTTAGGAGAGAAGCTCTCCTCAACCCTCACATTCATGTCCCAAGTAGCGGTCTCGGAGGACGGAGTGTTCGACCTGGATTCCTTTCTCGGGGAGACGGATCTGGGTCCGGACGACATAAAGGCCATGTACGCGATAGCGGAGGAGGTGTATCGGGACCAGATGAGGAGAAGCAAGGAACCGCGCTCCTACCTCAACTCCATGGCGGAGTTCCTCATCGTGGCCTTGGAGAAGAGAGGGCAGGAGGGAGTAGCTTACCTCTACTCCAAGGAGAGGTCGGGTATTAAGCTGGAGGTGTGGGACATGAGGACCAAGGAGTCCTTGGCCCCGGTATGGAATGACTTCTACAGCGTCGTCTTCATGTCAGGCACGCTCGAGCCAATAGACGCATTCGCCGAAACCGCGGGCGTCGAGAATTGCGCCAGGATGAGCATACCCTCGATGGCCGATCCTGAGAAAGTGAGGAGCCTTATAGTGAGCGGAGTGAGCACCAAGGGAGAGGAACTCTCGGCTGAGATGGTCAGGAGGTACCTCAGAGTCGTAGACGCGTTTCTATCGCTCCCAGGAAACTTAGCTATATTCACGGCCAGCTACAGGATTCAAGAGGAGGTACTCCCCGGAATAAAGGAGCTCGCAGAGGACCACGGGAGGCACATGTTCGTAGAGAGGAGGGATATGCCCGGTGATGAGGCGAGCTGGATACTCAGGGAGTTCAAGTCTCTACCTAAACTAGGGAAGGAAGGCCTTCTGGTGGCGCCTGCCGGGGGTAGATTCGCGGAGGGAGCCGATTTCCCCGGAGAGGAGTTGGAGGGGGTGATGCTCTTGGGAATACCATTCGACCGCCTCACCACAAAGACCAGACTCTTCATCGAGTACAATCAGAGGATCTACGGGAAGAAGAGGGGAAGATACCTGTCATACGTGGTTCCGGCCCTCAGAAGAGCTTCCCAAGCGTTGGGAAGGGTCATCAGATCGGAAGAGGACGAAGGAATCTTCGTTCTGGCGGATGAAAGATATATGAGGCGCACTTACTTCAAACTACTCCCGGACTTCGTCAAACAAAATGTGAGCTTGGCCAGGTGGGATGAGATAAAACCCCCATACTGAGGTCGAACATGGAAACTCTAGGGAAGGATCGATCGTGGTCCTCTCCCATCCTGAGACTGCTTGTATTATCTGGATCGAACTCAAAAGTTATTATTGCGGGCAGCCGTAACCTTGGATGCTCGGAACCATCATTAACACGGTCACTGTGCTGGTTGGATCGTCTGCTGGTCTCCTCCTAGGTAAGAGGATGGGAGATTCGGGGAAGGAGACGGTATTTCAGGTCGTAGGTCTTTTCACGTTCTATCTAGGGACAAGCATGGCGCTGGAAACGAGGAACCCCATTGGTCTGATCTTGGGGCTGCTTACAGGAACTCTGCTCGGTGAAAGTCTCGGACTGGAGGAGATCTTGGAGGGTGCGGCGGAGCGCCTGAGACAAAGGATAGGAGGGGACTCAAACTTCGTGGAAGGACTCATGACAGCTTTCCTCACGTTTTGCGTAGGTCCCATGACTATTATCGGCTCCATAAGGGATGGAATGGGCGATCCATCCATAATAATGGCCAAATCCGTGATGGACGGCTTCGCCTCCATGGCCTACGCGACAGCCCTCGGTCCTGGTGTAGTGTTCTCCTCCATCCCGCTCTTCCTGTTCCAAGGGTCTCTGTCCATCGTGGGCTCTCTAATAGGCGCTTCTCTCCCCGAAGCGGCCGTAGGTGATCTTACCGGAGCCGGTGGGGTGATATTACTGGGATTGGCTCTCAACCTCCTCAAGGTCAGGAGGATAAAGATGGGAAACATGCTCCCCAGTCTTCTAATGGCTCCACTGATCTCTATCCTCTGGTCCGGCCTTCTCATTCCTACTCCCTAATTCTCGCCCTCCTATTCGTGATCCTCCTCTTAATGACTCTTCCCAAGGCGAACCATGCTTCTTCTATCTCCTCACAGCTCTCACATACGGCCGCCACAGCCGGACCTGTACCGGACAGGCCCGCTCCCAATGCTCCGAGTCTCACCGCCTCCAGAGCTGGAGAAGGGTCGTAACCTAACAGTAGTGAGTAAAGTAGGCCGTTCAGCGTCATGGCATCCCATATCCTTCTCGGGAGAAGAGAGAATATGGAATCAACAGTCCCAGCGTAGGACCTCAGGAGATCCGTGTCGACCTCGATAGTGGACTTTGGAGCGTGACTCTCGGGCAGGAGCACTAGAACTTCCATCTCTTTTATGGGAGCCCTCATGACCAGCTCATCCCTCGAGTTATCGGTCATAACGAATCCTCCCAGCATGGAAGCGGCCGCGTCATCTAGAGCACCGGTGATGGTAACTCCCGCCGACCTAGCAGCTTTAACTGAAATTTTCAAGGCCTCAAAGAGGTCCCTCCTGCCGTGAAGAGCCATGACGGATAGTACAACAGCGTTGGCCACGGCACTACTGCTCTTCAAACCCCAGCCCGCTGGGATCTCCGAGTCCACCCGAACCCTTACCCCATCACCACCCACCTCTTTCAGGGCTAGAAGTGCTGCTTCCCTGACGAGAGGGTCCCCGGGTTCCACCTCCAATTCGTTGGAAGGTTCGGCTCGAGCCCTCACTTCGAAATCAATCGAGATAGCTGCCCCCTTCCAGCTGGCTATCGCATTAACGACGGTTATAGCTCCATTCACCCGAACCTCAACCATTTCCACCACCTAGGAGAGACTCAGCCACCTCCATCATCAGATTCTCATCTGGATCGATGCCGAACCATATCCTCTCAGCCTCGGCCGCCTGTCTCACGAGCATGGGGAGACCACCGACAGCCTTGCAACCCCTCCTCTTGGCCTCCCTCACAAGTACAGTCTCAGGAGGGTTGTACACGAGATCGAACACGTAACAACTCGGCTTCAAGTAGCCGGGATCCAATGGAATCCCCTCACCTAGCGTGCCTAGAGGGGTGGCGTTGATCAGGAGGTCAGCTTTTTCAGCGACTCGAGATCTCTCTTCCCATTCCACGGCCACAGCATCGAACCCAAGCTTATCGCATAGAGGGAGGACCCTCTTCACCCGCTCGATCCTCCTAGAGGTTACGTAGACCCTTTCAACCCTTCCAGAAAGCCCCACGAGGACGGAACGGGCGGCGCCACCGGCACCTAGAAGCAGCGCGTTCTCAATGCTGCGTATCCCTAGAATTTCTAGGCTATGGAGGACGCCGCTGACATCCGTGTTATAGCCCAATGCCTTCTCCTCGAATCTTATCGTGTTCACAGCACCTACTAGTTTGGCCTCATCGCTCAACCAGTCAACGGAGTCGTGAGCCATCTCCTTATACGGGATCGTCACATTACAGCCAACGGTCCCCAGAGCCCTCAACCCATCCAAGGCCTTAGGGAAATCGAGCACATCGAAGGCCAAGTAGATGGCATTTATCCCCATCCTCTCATAGGAGGCGTTGTGGATGGCCGGTGAGATCGAGTGGTGCACCGGATGCCCGAGAAGGCATGTGAGCCTCGTACTCGAGTCTATCCTCATCCCATCATAGAATCCGTCCCTCCTTTTAAGGGATGAGTGCGTCCCTGCCAGCAGATGAGAAGACTTAATTCCTCAACTCACTCACTGGCTGGGTGTCTATGAGGACCTCCCACGTGGGCAGCTACCCCTTGGACCACTCCCCGGATAATCTGAGAAGGGCGTTCCTCGACACGGTAGATGCAGGAATTACTGTCCCACCAGTTCCCCAGCTCAGACCTTTCACGGACATGTACTTGGAACCTTTGGCGGAGATGGGTCAACTCGAGCCCATAGGGGGCGGCAAGTATAGGCCCATCGACCTTCACGGCGAGCCTGAACTACCCAAGTTGGATGAGGTAGAATGGTTCCTCGAACTTGCCAACGAGATGAACTTCGACTTGTCCACAGTCAGGCTCCCCCTAACGGGCCCCTTCACACTGGCGAGCAGGGTAGAGGTAGGGGATGGCGGGGTCTTTAACTCACTCTTGGCGGACAAGAAAGCTCTATTCGACTTCTTCGTCCCCTACGTGTCAAAGATAGCCGAGAGAATGGATTCCGTTGGGTTCGGATACATCTTCGTCGATGAGCCGGTCATAGGGCTCTTGGTGGGGAGGAGGATCCTCTTCGATTACAGGGAGGAGGACATAATAGAATCATATGAGCGGGTCTTCTCCAGCGTAAAGGCCGAGAAAGGCACCCATA of Thermoproteota archaeon contains these proteins:
- a CDS encoding shikimate kinase, yielding MVEVRVNGAITVVNAIASWKGAAISIDFEVRARAEPSNELEVEPGDPLVREAALLALKEVGGDGVRVRVDSEIPAGWGLKSSSAVANAVVLSVMALHGRRDLFEALKISVKAARSAGVTITGALDDAAASMLGGFVMTDNSRDELVMRAPIKEMEVLVLLPESHAPKSTIEVDTDLLRSYAGTVDSIFSLLPRRIWDAMTLNGLLYSLLLGYDPSPALEAVRLGALGAGLSGTGPAVAAVCESCEEIEEAWFALGRVIKRRITNRRARIRE
- the aroE gene encoding shikimate dehydrogenase; the encoded protein is MRIDSSTRLTCLLGHPVHHSISPAIHNASYERMGINAIYLAFDVLDFPKALDGLRALGTVGCNVTIPYKEMAHDSVDWLSDEAKLVGAVNTIRFEEKALGYNTDVSGVLHSLEILGIRSIENALLLGAGGAARSVLVGLSGRVERVYVTSRRIERVKRVLPLCDKLGFDAVAVEWEERSRVAEKADLLINATPLGTLGEGIPLDPGYLKPSCYVFDLVYNPPETVLVREAKRRGCKAVGGLPMLVRQAAEAERIWFGIDPDENLMMEVAESLLGGGNG
- a CDS encoding helicase C-terminal domain-containing protein, which produces MYWEDAMEYFPYKPRRFQREAIVSIRSAVEEGRGFCLHAPTGFGKTPVVLAALLPIIEEMDGAIIWAVRTGNETDRPIEELKLISRRKSVFGLSFRGKRDMCPLARDLGVTSYEGVGTLCRMRRDKCPYHRNLKRLKGEEVVPPPNPLTFSETFELAREMKVCPYFLQIAFLEYSHVISLSYNYVLSPLGWVIRHKVPFRESVLVVDEAHNIERAAMELNSKSVTSTTVERALKEVKRHDPDDETGLGEKLSSTLTFMSQVAVSEDGVFDLDSFLGETDLGPDDIKAMYAIAEEVYRDQMRRSKEPRSYLNSMAEFLIVALEKRGQEGVAYLYSKERSGIKLEVWDMRTKESLAPVWNDFYSVVFMSGTLEPIDAFAETAGVENCARMSIPSMADPEKVRSLIVSGVSTKGEELSAEMVRRYLRVVDAFLSLPGNLAIFTASYRIQEEVLPGIKELAEDHGRHMFVERRDMPGDEASWILREFKSLPKLGKEGLLVAPAGGRFAEGADFPGEELEGVMLLGIPFDRLTTKTRLFIEYNQRIYGKKRGRYLSYVVPALRRASQALGRVIRSEEDEGIFVLADERYMRRTYFKLLPDFVKQNVSLARWDEIKPPY
- a CDS encoding DUF86 domain-containing protein, with amino-acid sequence MEVDMEAVKSRIELLRGYLSSLEELKSNEEEFYKSLVYRMAVERLLHLSIECLLDIPQHIAAAKGHRPPESYADTITVLEEAGLVPPERADTYRRIARFRNVLVHAYVSIDPDRVFEFWMRELEDLREMARDLMNAATDP
- a CDS encoding methionine synthase, with the translated sequence MRTSHVGSYPLDHSPDNLRRAFLDTVDAGITVPPVPQLRPFTDMYLEPLAEMGQLEPIGGGKYRPIDLHGEPELPKLDEVEWFLELANEMNFDLSTVRLPLTGPFTLASRVEVGDGGVFNSLLADKKALFDFFVPYVSKIAERMDSVGFGYIFVDEPVIGLLVGRRILFDYREEDIIESYERVFSSVKAEKGTHICGKLSPKLSELLMKVPVRYLSHEFFDSRSNLERFSRQKLEDADKVISPGVVSAQSMEVERREVVSGLLKELMERFGAERIDLISGDCGFGGLKAAGPRAYEVAISKLRVIVEVVTSLQSECG
- a CDS encoding nucleotidyltransferase domain-containing protein, producing MERRRVHMSTLRNRLKLVERELKRRGIVAIILFGSSLKGRIHPLSDVDIAVLFKDEPLERDIEWLYLELQRYLRREVDLIILNKAPPRIRFSALKGELLYVGDERELIHFMTKVYDEWADLEYLRRVIWNYTERWLTVGG
- a CDS encoding DUF554 domain-containing protein, coding for MLGTIINTVTVLVGSSAGLLLGKRMGDSGKETVFQVVGLFTFYLGTSMALETRNPIGLILGLLTGTLLGESLGLEEILEGAAERLRQRIGGDSNFVEGLMTAFLTFCVGPMTIIGSIRDGMGDPSIIMAKSVMDGFASMAYATALGPGVVFSSIPLFLFQGSLSIVGSLIGASLPEAAVGDLTGAGGVILLGLALNLLKVRRIKMGNMLPSLLMAPLISILWSGLLIPTP